GCAGATAAGAATGCTTTCTTCTGGATTTTTACACGTCGATATTATGCACTTAGTGTTTAATATGTTTACGCTTTGGTGTTTTGCGCCTGTGGTTACACAATGGTTAGGAAATTTTTCTTTTGTTTTGGTTTATTTTGGAAGCTTAATTTTTGGAAATCTATTAACCATGTTGTTTCATAAAAACGATTATAGTTATCGTGCAGTTGGAGCCTCCGGTGCTGTGACAGGAGTTTTGTATTCTGCCATTTTACTCGAACCTGGCATGACGTTGGGAATTTTTGGTGTGATTCCAATACCGGCATATCTTTTTGGAATTTTATATTTATTGTATTCTATATATGGAATGAAAGCTAAAAATGACAATATTGGTCATACGGCACATTTTGGAGGCGCTATAGGTGGTTATTTGATCACTTTAATAAAAGAACCATCATTAATTGTAGATCATAGCTCGATGGTAATTTTATTAGCGATTCCTATTATTGTACTTTTTGTTATGGCTAAATTGGGCAAATTATAAGGTTGGCACAACTTTTGAAAGGTCCTTATCAAATAACTTAAATATAACAAAAATGAAGAAAGTAGTATTATTTTTAACAATCATGTTTATGACTATGTCTTACGGCCAGGAAACCAAACAAATACCTCTAATTAATGTTAATGGAGAAGGAAAAGTAAAAGTAGCACCTGATCAGGTTTGTATTTCAGCTACAGTTGAAACAAAAGGTAATATTGCTAAAGACGTCAAAAAGCAAAACGACGAAAAAATGGATGCAGTTTTAAAATTCATTAAAAAGATGAATATTCCAACAGCAGACTTTAGAACGAAACAAGTTGCTTTGAATCCGCAATACGATTATGAGAAAAAGAAAACTTCTTATAATGCTACCCAAACAGTAGAAATTGTAGTAAAAGATTTGTCTAAATATGATGAATTAATGGAAGGCTTAGTACAACAAGGTATTAATCGTATTGACAGAGTATCTTTTGAATCTTCAAAAGAATTACAATTACAGGCTGAAGCCAGAAAATTAGCAATGAAAGACGCTAAAGCTAAGGCTGAAGATTATGTTTCTGTATTAGGTCAAAAAGTTGGTAAAGCTTATACCATTTCTGATAATACTCAGGTTTACCGTCCGCAACCAATGTATGCTATGAAATCTATGGCAATGGATAGTAACGGTGGTGCTGCAAATGAAACATTAGCAATTGGAGAAATTGAAATTACTGCAAATGTTAGCGTAAGTTTTGTTTTAGACTAAGCAATATAAAATTTAAATAATAAAAAATCCAAATTCCGGTTTAATCAGGAATTTGGATTTTTTGTTTTAAGAACAAACCATTTATTTAATGATCACTTCGTTTATTAGGTCAAAAAAGCAAGTCCTTTAGCTTTAAAATAACTAAACAAAACTTGTTTAGCACTACTTACCGTTTCTTCTGTTTTATAAATACTGCACCAAAACTTGATTTGCAACTTAAATTTACCTTCAGAAATAGAGTTGTAATATATTTGTGGCGTTTTTGTATTGTTTACAAGAGACATACTTTCTAAGGCCGATAATATAATTGTATTAATTTCATCTGGCGTTACATCGCCATTGATTTCGATGTTAATATCCACAAGTTTAAAATTATCAGTGTAAGTCCAGTTGGTAATATTTTGAGATAATAAGTTACCATTCGGAATAATAATTTCTGCGCCATTTGGAGCATTGATTTTTGTGGTACGCAATCCCATAGTTTTTACGCGTCCCGATTCTGAACTGATATCAATCACGTCTCCAATTTGAATAGGTTTGTCAAAAATCAGAATAATTCCTGAAACAAAATTATTTACTACATTTTGAAGACCAAGTCCAACACCCACACCTAAAGCTCCCAGTAATATACTTAATTTATCTAAAGGCATTCCAGAAGCTGAAACCGCTAAAAGATATCCTACTATTAATACAAGAAGCCTTGTGATTAGTAATTTAGAATGTTGCCTTTTGTTAATGTTTTCTTCATTTTCGTCGTCGATTTCTCCAAAAAAGTAAGCAACATATTTTTGTAACAAATGGGCAGCCCAAATAATTATAAAAAATAAAACAATATTACCCAAAGTAAAGGTTATGCTTCCCACAGTATTCGGACGATCTAGTAAAGTGGTCAGGGAAGTTCTTAATGATTCCCATATATTAAGATTCGATGCGATTACAACCAGCCACATATAGCTAATGATAATGATGAAAGGTTTTTTTAGGGTATCGGACAAACTCTCGTAATCAAATATTTTTTCTATACCACGTTTTACTCTGGTGGTATAGATTTGTAATAATATAATCTCTAAAATTATTTTAAGAAGGACACTTAATGCTACTATCTGAGTAAGAGATATAAAAGCAGTTAAAGTTAACATGTTTGAAAGGGAAACTCTTCCAAAAATGTTATAGAGTATGGAGAGAACATTTAATAGGATAAAAATGTTGCTTGCCCATTTAAAAAAAGCTTTAATGTATAATTGGTCTTTCATACTCTTAATCTGAACCAAACCATAGCGTATTCCAAAAAGATTAATTACAATAAAAGAACAACGCTGAAGGAGTCCAACTCCAATAAAAAGATCCAGAAAACAAAGAGTAGTAAACAATCCTAAAAGCAAAATCCAATTTCGCATTGAATTTCCTGACCAGTCCTTTTTAAATATTACAGTTAATACACCAAGAAGCAATAGTTGTAGTAACTCTAAAAATAAAGCTGGCGCATATAAATTTGTGACAACCGCTATGTTTAAACCGATTACAGCAACGGGTAAAATTACTCCTCTGTTTAAATATTTAAAGTTAAAGAGCGAAAGATTTTCGATATGACCATTATTCTTTAAATATTTTAAATTACGAAAGATGTACCAGGCTAACAATCCCATAAAAAATAGCAGCGTAATAAGGCCTCCGGATTTATAACTTAAATAATATGCGGCAATATTTTCTTCAATAATGATTTTTGACTTAATGTTTTGCGAAACTACTTTTTTAGTAGCAGTATCAGCATTCCATATTGATGGATATTCTTTCTTTAAAATACTAATTCCCGATTTTTCAAGCTTTGTTTCTACAGTTGCTAATGCATTAGAAACGTCAATTTTGTGTTCAACAGTCAATCTTTTTTTGTCATTTAAGATACCCTGATTTTTGGTCATCAGACTGTCTGTTTTTAAATAGGTTTTCTTGAGATTGGCTAATTCTGTTTTAAATTGCTTTCTGCGAATAGTATCTTTTAATAGCGTAAATAAAGTTTTGTCTTTGCGCAGGTCAATAATACGGCTTTTAATTTTTTCAAGATTTTCATTATGAGAATTTATGGCTGTATTTTGCTCGTTTAATTCCTGCTCAATTTCTTTTAGAACAACACGATACATTTGTTGGTTACGCACATTTGGATTAGCTCCTTTTAAACTTGCTAGTATCAGATCAAGTTTGCTTTGAGTTCTTTTAATATCACCAAACAGATGAAATGTAGTTCCGTCAAAATCGGCATCGTTCGCAGCCGATTCCAATACTTCAGCTACTTTTTCAATAGCGATTAGATATTCGCTGTCTGTGGTACTTTCCTCAAAAAGTTTAGCACGGTTTTCTGCTTTATTGGTTGGTGTTTGAGAATAAGAAATCGATGCATGAAATAGCATCATTAGTAGGGCGAATAAGTGAAGATAACTTCTGTTTACATTCATAACTTGGGGTGATTTAAGGTCTGCAAATTTACTTGTTTTTTCTGTAGAATACATTCAAAACTGGAATGTTAAAAATTAATGGGTATTCAGTTTATGCACAGAATAGATTTAGTTTTTTTTGAAAAGTATCAGAGTATAATTCTGTAATAACCTCGCGATTTTTTTGCGAGTTATGAAATTTAAAAGTAGTTTGTTTTCTAATCTGGTCTTTCAAATTTAGAAAAATTCTTACATCTTTATAAAAAAGCTTAGAAGAGTTAACTGTCTTAATTTTAGAAATTTATAGTTATCTAAAAATTTTAGTTAACATTTTTTTTGCAAAAAAAATAATTAAAATTTTTGAGTTCACATTTTTAATATACTTTTGTTCTATCAAATTAGTAGAATTTAAAAATATAAAAACTTGAATACTTAAAATTAAGCCCGGCCTTTAAAATTTCCAACTTATGAGTTGTTACAGCTCAAAATCTTCACTCTTTAATTCTTGAAAAATTTTGCTTAGTCGAATCCTTAAAGCATTAGGAGGGAAATCCGATGAAGACCAAATCAAATAATAATAATCCAAAATAAATGATATGATAAAACGAATGTGTTGCAGATAAAAACCATTTCTGCGGGAACAGAAATGGTGAAGCTTAAAGAAATTGTACATCTCTGAAAGGAAAGCAAAAGTGGATTAAATCTGTTTTCGGCTTACCTTATTTATTAAACTAAAACAAAGTAATGAAAAAAAAAATAGAAAGATATGCATGGTTGTGTGTTTTGTTAATTTCCATAGGAGTTAGCGCGCAAGAGACGAAACCATTAATCCAGTCCAAACTAGAGGGAACAGTAATCGATGCGATAACAAAAGAGCCAGTTATAGGTGCTTCTGTAAATATCAAAGGAACAACACACGGGGTTGTAACAAATTTAGATGGAAAATTCTTTTTCCAGACAGGACAAAAATTTCCTTATACTTTAATAGTAAGTTATCTGGGATATAAAAAAGCAGAAATTGTAGTAAATGAAAATCCAATTAGAATTAGTCTTACGCAAGAACAGAATGCACTTTCAGAAGTAGTAGTTACAGCATTAGGCATTTCAAAAGAAAAAAAATCTTTAGGGTATACTACACAGTCACTTAAAAACAAGGATTTAGTAAATACAAAAGAATCAAATTTTTTGAATAGCCTTACAGGTAAACTGGCAGGAGTACGTATAACTAATTCGCAGGGAGATATGGGATCTTCACGTATCATTATTCGTGGTGAAACCTCTATTGCTGGAAATAACCAGCCTCTATTTGTGGTAGATGGTGTTCCGGTAGATAACTCGCAATTAGGAAGTACTGGTGGAGCCACTCGTGATTTTCGAAATGCAATCGCCGATTTGAATCCACAAGATATTGAAACATTGACTGTATTGAAAGGTCCTAATGCGGCCGCTCTTTATGGATCACGTGCTGCGCATGGTGTTGTTCTTATTACTACAAAATCAGGAAAAGGTCAAAAAGGGCTTGGTATTAGCTTTAGTTCTGGTATAACCCTTTCTCAGGTAGCTACTTTACCTTCTTTTCAAAATTCATTCGGACAAGGATCGAACGGAAAATTTAGCTACGTTGATGGTAAAGGAGGAGGAGTCAATGACGGAGTTGATGAAAGCTGGGGTCCAAAACTAGATGGTCGCCTTATTCCTCAATTTTATTCGAATGGTCAGGCAGTACCTTTTGTAGCTCATCCTGATAATGTAAAAAACTTTTTTAATACAGGTCTTACTTTTGATAATAGTATTTCGGTGGCTAAATCAGATGAAAAATCAGATTTTCGTTTAGGAGTAAATAATCAAAAACAAACAGGAACTGTACCTAATAGTGAGATAAACAAAACAAATTTTACTATTAGTACTAATTATGAATTATCTAAAAGTATAAAAGTAGGTGTAAATGCTAATTATATAGTTACTAATGCTCCGGCTCTTCCAGGTGGTCCTTCAGGAGGGCGTGCTGCGGGAGTAATGCTTCAGTTTCTTTGGTTCGGACGTCAGGTCGATATCAATGATCTTAACAATGACTGGAACAAAAACTGGAATAACAGTTATTACAGCAATCCATATTGGAATGCCTATTATAATACGACAAGCCAACAGCGTAATCGTTTAATTGGAGATGTTCATTTAGATGCAAAACTTGCCGAGGGACTTAATTTTAAATTCCGCACGGGAGTTGATTATTATAATGATCGTAGAAAGTACACCATTAAGTATGGTACAAATGGAACCCCTTTTGGGTCATATGCTGAAGATGCTTATACAGTTAATGAACAAAATACGGAAGGTATTTTTACTTATACCAAAAAATTAAACGATGATTTTAGTCTGGATGCACTGGCAGGATTTAATATACGTAATCATAGTGATGCAAACAATTATCAAAAAGCACCACGTTTGGCTGTGCCTGATTTATATACACTGACCAACTCGCGTGATCCGTTAACGTCATCAAATTCATTATCAAGATTAAGAGTTTATAGTGCTTATGCTTCAGCACAATTTGGATATAAAAATTATGCTTTCTTAAATGTGACTGCTCGTAATGACTGGTCATCAACATTGCCAAGTAGTAACCGTTCTTATTTTTATCCTTCTGTTAATGGAAGTGTGGTATTATCTGAAGCTTTGAATCTAAAAAGCAATACGCTGGATTTCTTAAAATTGCGCGGAGGATGGTCTGAAGTAGGTAATGATGCAGATCCGTACCAATTAGCAACAGTTTATAATTTTCAAACTGCATTCGACGGAAATCCTATTCAGACTTCTTCGCAAAAGAAACTTAATGAAAATCTGAAACCAGAAACAACCCGTTCTACAGAATTTGGCTTAGAAGCTTCTTTTTGGAAAAACAGATTGCATTTTGATGTTGCTTATTATAACACCAATAGTTTGGATCAGATTCTGGAGATAAAAACTACTACTGCCAGTGGTTATAATACACAGTTAATCAATGCAGGTAAAATAAATAACCATGGTGTAGAAATTCAATTAGATGGTAATCCGGTTCAAACTCAGGATTTCAAATGGAACGTAGCTGTAAATTATTCAAAGAATATTAGTAAAGTAGAGGTTTTGGATTATGATAAACAGATTCAAAACTATACAATTGGATCTTCAGGAGGTGTTGATGTATTGGCGTCAGTAGGTCAGGCTTATGGAGCACTTTACGGTACAGCTTATCAACGTGATGCAAGTGGAAATATAGTAATAGGAGCAAACGGGTTACCAAAAGCTGATCCGCAAAAGAAGGTATTAGGGCATTATACTCCGGATTATTTAGCTGGTCTTACGAATACATTAACCTATAAAAATCTTGAGTTTTCATTCCTGGTTGATGCCAGTGTAGGAGGTGAGCTTTTCTCAGGAACAAACAGAACAGGAAATTATACGGGTGTATTGGCTCAAACGATGCCTGGTCGTGATGCTGCCAATGGTGGATTAAGTTACTATTATCCGGCAAACAATACCACTAATCCCAAGACACTAGTAACAGGAGGGACTGCCCCAACTGGAGTAACAGTATATGATGATGGAATGATTTTTAATGGCGTGTATGCTGACGGAACTCCAAACAAACAGGTGATTAGTGCACAGGAATATTACAAAGCATCATACAATATCAGTGAAGCTTACATCTATAGTTCAACTTTTGTAAAAATGAGAGAAATAAAACTGGCTTACAATTTCAATAAGTCATTTGCTAAGAGACTGGGATTAGAAGGAGCAAGCATTACTGCAGTTGGTCGTAATCTGTTTTTTATCTATAAAGATGCACCAAATATTGATCCTGAAACAGCTTTCAATACTGGAAATGCACAAGGCTTAGAGAGTTTAGCTTTGCCAACGACAAGGAATTTTAGCCTTAATGTTAACCTTAAATTTTAAAAATACAGAATCATGATAAAAAAAATAGTCTATATAACACTGTTTGCATTGTCACTCACTTCCTGCAATGATACGCTGGACGATATTAATAAAAATCCAAATGCAACTGAAACACCATTGGCTCCTTACTTGTTAACAGGAACATTAAAGCAAGGGGCTGACTTATATTGGGGAGCAGATAATAATTTTAATTCGTCTTTATTGTTTGTTCAGCATTGGGCAAAAATCCAATATACAGAACCAGATAGATACGATGTGTCTAATACGTCTTTTACTTCCTTATGGAATACAGGATATGCAACCTTGATTACCGATTTGAACACAATTCTGAATTTCCCGGAAGCACAGGCAAATTCAAATTATAAAGGAATAGCACTTACTTTACGTTCCTGGACGTTCTTATTATTGACCGACGCTTATGGAAGTATTCCTTATAAGGAAGCAGGTCTAAAAGTGACACCGGCATATAATACACAAAAGGAAGTATATATAGGATTACTTGAAGATTTAAAACAGGCCCAGTCTTTGCTAAATACAGCAAACGGATCAGTAACGGGTGATTTGGTTTATAAAGGTGATATTGTGAAATGGAAAAAACTGGTAAATTCACTTCGTTTGCGTATAGCATTAAGAATTTCAGATAAAGAACCAGGTTTAGCTAAACAAGCTGCGATTGATGCTACAAATGATACTGCAGGATTAATTAGCAGTAATAGTGAAAATTTTAAGTTTACTTATATTACTTCTCCTCAGCAAAATCCGGCTTCGGCTTGGTTTGAAACCCGTGATGATTTTCGTATTTCAAAGACCATGGTAGATAAATTAAATGAGTTATCAGATCCGCGCTTACCAATATATGCTCAATTACCATCAGATGCGAGCGTAGGCAAGTATGTTGGAGGAGCTAATGGATTATCAAATAGTGATGCCAATAGTCAGGGATTTGCTAAAACTTCAAAACCTGGGACGTATTTCCTGACTT
The sequence above is drawn from the Flavobacterium sp. N2038 genome and encodes:
- a CDS encoding rhomboid family intramembrane serine protease translates to MNTILIGIIVANALISYKGFNDYAFFRKYEFHIGSIRSGEQIRMLSSGFLHVDIMHLVFNMFTLWCFAPVVTQWLGNFSFVLVYFGSLIFGNLLTMLFHKNDYSYRAVGASGAVTGVLYSAILLEPGMTLGIFGVIPIPAYLFGILYLLYSIYGMKAKNDNIGHTAHFGGAIGGYLITLIKEPSLIVDHSSMVILLAIPIIVLFVMAKLGKL
- a CDS encoding SIMPL domain-containing protein, which produces MKKVVLFLTIMFMTMSYGQETKQIPLINVNGEGKVKVAPDQVCISATVETKGNIAKDVKKQNDEKMDAVLKFIKKMNIPTADFRTKQVALNPQYDYEKKKTSYNATQTVEIVVKDLSKYDELMEGLVQQGINRIDRVSFESSKELQLQAEARKLAMKDAKAKAEDYVSVLGQKVGKAYTISDNTQVYRPQPMYAMKSMAMDSNGGAANETLAIGEIEITANVSVSFVLD
- a CDS encoding mechanosensitive ion channel family protein produces the protein MNVNRSYLHLFALLMMLFHASISYSQTPTNKAENRAKLFEESTTDSEYLIAIEKVAEVLESAANDADFDGTTFHLFGDIKRTQSKLDLILASLKGANPNVRNQQMYRVVLKEIEQELNEQNTAINSHNENLEKIKSRIIDLRKDKTLFTLLKDTIRRKQFKTELANLKKTYLKTDSLMTKNQGILNDKKRLTVEHKIDVSNALATVETKLEKSGISILKKEYPSIWNADTATKKVVSQNIKSKIIIEENIAAYYLSYKSGGLITLLFFMGLLAWYIFRNLKYLKNNGHIENLSLFNFKYLNRGVILPVAVIGLNIAVVTNLYAPALFLELLQLLLLGVLTVIFKKDWSGNSMRNWILLLGLFTTLCFLDLFIGVGLLQRCSFIVINLFGIRYGLVQIKSMKDQLYIKAFFKWASNIFILLNVLSILYNIFGRVSLSNMLTLTAFISLTQIVALSVLLKIILEIILLQIYTTRVKRGIEKIFDYESLSDTLKKPFIIIISYMWLVVIASNLNIWESLRTSLTTLLDRPNTVGSITFTLGNIVLFFIIIWAAHLLQKYVAYFFGEIDDENEENINKRQHSKLLITRLLVLIVGYLLAVSASGMPLDKLSILLGALGVGVGLGLQNVVNNFVSGIILIFDKPIQIGDVIDISSESGRVKTMGLRTTKINAPNGAEIIIPNGNLLSQNITNWTYTDNFKLVDINIEINGDVTPDEINTIILSALESMSLVNNTKTPQIYYNSISEGKFKLQIKFWCSIYKTEETVSSAKQVLFSYFKAKGLAFLT
- a CDS encoding SusC/RagA family TonB-linked outer membrane protein; protein product: MKKKIERYAWLCVLLISIGVSAQETKPLIQSKLEGTVIDAITKEPVIGASVNIKGTTHGVVTNLDGKFFFQTGQKFPYTLIVSYLGYKKAEIVVNENPIRISLTQEQNALSEVVVTALGISKEKKSLGYTTQSLKNKDLVNTKESNFLNSLTGKLAGVRITNSQGDMGSSRIIIRGETSIAGNNQPLFVVDGVPVDNSQLGSTGGATRDFRNAIADLNPQDIETLTVLKGPNAAALYGSRAAHGVVLITTKSGKGQKGLGISFSSGITLSQVATLPSFQNSFGQGSNGKFSYVDGKGGGVNDGVDESWGPKLDGRLIPQFYSNGQAVPFVAHPDNVKNFFNTGLTFDNSISVAKSDEKSDFRLGVNNQKQTGTVPNSEINKTNFTISTNYELSKSIKVGVNANYIVTNAPALPGGPSGGRAAGVMLQFLWFGRQVDINDLNNDWNKNWNNSYYSNPYWNAYYNTTSQQRNRLIGDVHLDAKLAEGLNFKFRTGVDYYNDRRKYTIKYGTNGTPFGSYAEDAYTVNEQNTEGIFTYTKKLNDDFSLDALAGFNIRNHSDANNYQKAPRLAVPDLYTLTNSRDPLTSSNSLSRLRVYSAYASAQFGYKNYAFLNVTARNDWSSTLPSSNRSYFYPSVNGSVVLSEALNLKSNTLDFLKLRGGWSEVGNDADPYQLATVYNFQTAFDGNPIQTSSQKKLNENLKPETTRSTEFGLEASFWKNRLHFDVAYYNTNSLDQILEIKTTTASGYNTQLINAGKINNHGVEIQLDGNPVQTQDFKWNVAVNYSKNISKVEVLDYDKQIQNYTIGSSGGVDVLASVGQAYGALYGTAYQRDASGNIVIGANGLPKADPQKKVLGHYTPDYLAGLTNTLTYKNLEFSFLVDASVGGELFSGTNRTGNYTGVLAQTMPGRDAANGGLSYYYPANNTTNPKTLVTGGTAPTGVTVYDDGMIFNGVYADGTPNKQVISAQEYYKASYNISEAYIYSSTFVKMREIKLAYNFNKSFAKRLGLEGASITAVGRNLFFIYKDAPNIDPETAFNTGNAQGLESLALPTTRNFSLNVNLKF
- a CDS encoding SusD/RagB family nutrient-binding outer membrane lipoprotein; the protein is MIKKIVYITLFALSLTSCNDTLDDINKNPNATETPLAPYLLTGTLKQGADLYWGADNNFNSSLLFVQHWAKIQYTEPDRYDVSNTSFTSLWNTGYATLITDLNTILNFPEAQANSNYKGIALTLRSWTFLLLTDAYGSIPYKEAGLKVTPAYNTQKEVYIGLLEDLKQAQSLLNTANGSVTGDLVYKGDIVKWKKLVNSLRLRIALRISDKEPGLAKQAAIDATNDTAGLISSNSENFKFTYITSPQQNPASAWFETRDDFRISKTMVDKLNELSDPRLPIYAQLPSDASVGKYVGGANGLSNSDANSQGFAKTSKPGTYFLTSTSPAIIVSYSETLFNLSEAVARGYIVGDAEQLYKSAITASFNQFGVTDAAIVSNYLNQTIVKYDATNYAKSIGTQKWIAFFGQGLDAFVEWRRLDYPILKAGPATVLDGQIPSRFFYPGTEQSLNGKSYQTAVSAQGKDLLTTKLWFDVK